AATTTTTGGTAATAACGCTTCATAAATACCATGAGTTCCTAAAATTGCCGTTAACATTGAAGCTAAAATACCAATAGAGATTGTTACTGCGAAACCTTTAATTGGTCCTGTTCCATATGCATATAAAATTACAGCAACAAGTAGTGTTGTAATATTTGCATCTAGAATTGCTCTCATAGCGTTTGAATAACCATCTTCGACAGCTTTTGGTATAGATAAACCTTGTCTTAGAAGTTCTCTAATTCTTTCAGTAATAATAACGTTTGCATCAACTGCCATACCAACTGTTAATACAATACCTGCCATACCTGGAAGTGTTAATGTTGCTCCAAACATTGCCATAACAGAGATTATAATAAAAATATTTGTAACAAGAGCAACATTTGCAATAACTCCTGCTCGTCTATAGTAAATAATCATAAACATAAATACAATTAAGAAACCAGAAACAAGTGCTATAGTTGAAGCTTTAATAGAATCAGCACCTAAACTTGGTCCTACACTTCTTTTTTCTAACAATTTAACAGAAGCTGGTAAGGCACCTGATCTTAATGCAATTGCAACATTTCCTGCTTCTACAACAGTAAAGCCACCAGAAATCTGACCGCTTCCCCCACCAATTCTTTCTCTAATATTTGGTGCAGAGTAAACTTTACCATCAAGTACAACGGCAAGTCTTTTTCCTACATTTTTAGCAGTAAAATCTCCAAAGATTCTAGCACCTGCACTATTTAAAGTAAAGTTAATAATTGGTTGATTTGATTGGTCAAAAGCAACTTGAGCATCAACTACTTGAGAACCATTTAAAATAGGAATCTCTTTTACAAGATACTTAACACTAGGGTTATCAGTAGCTTCTAAAATGATATCACCATATTGTGCTGCTTGAGCTCTTGACATAGTATAAACTTGGTCAGCTCTTTCTTCATCAACAGCCATAAGTTCTAAGTTAGCAGGCTTTGAGATAAGTTCTCTTGCAGCTTTTTCTTCAGCAGCTGTTTTGATACCTGGAAGTTGAACAACAATATCAGTTTCCCCTTGTCTTACAACATTTGGTTCAGCTAAACCAAATTGGTCAAGTCTATTTCTAATAGTCTCAACTGCTTGTGCAACAGCTTGGTCTTTTGTCTTAACCTCTTCTTCAGGAGTTAAAGTTAAAGAGTAATCAAGGTCATTTTTAGTGATTTGTAAACCACTAATTTGTTCAAGCATTTTGTCAACTTTTGGTAACTCATCTTGGTCTAATACTGTAAAAACAATTCTATCATTGTCTTTGATACTTAAGCCATCAATTAAAATATCTTCATCATTTGCGAAGTATTTAACTGCAGTAGCTGTTGATTTTATTTTTGAAGTAACTGCTTCGTTAGTTTGAACACCAAGAAGCATATGTAGTCCACCTTGTAAATCAAGTCCTAGTGAAATTTTTTTACCAGTTTCAGTTTGTAAAAAAGATGGTACAGAGAATACAACTCCAAAAATTATACTTAAAATAAATATAACGAGTCTGTAATTAAAGATTTTCAAGTCAATCCCTTAAAATAAGAAGTAAACATAGAATTTAAAACATGTAAGAAATTACATGTTTTAAAATAATTATTCTGAAAGCTTTGCAACGAATTCTTTTGCTAATTTCATTTGGCTATCATCGTGGTTTTTTACAATTAAGAAGTTCTCTTCTACTTTTGTAATTTCTACCATTAAGCCACCATTTGTTACAATTTTATCGCCTTTCTTTAGATCCGCAATCATTTCCTTATGCTGTTTAGCTTGTTTTTGTTGTGGTCTAATAATTAAAAAGTAAAAAATTGCAAATAATGCAACTAGGGGTAACAATGAGCTTATTAAGTCTGCACTTTGACCTTCCATCAAATTTCCTTTTAAAAAGTATTTTTCTATGTTTTTAATAAAACGGGCATATTCTAACAAAACTAATATAATAATAGGCTTGATAACTGCTATTTCTTTAAGCTCTTTTATTTACTTAGAACACTATGAAATATTCTCAAAACTTTTAAATACTTTTTTAGCACTTATATCTTTTTATTTGCTATTAACAATAAATAAAAAAAGTTTTGTAATAGCAGGTTTTTTCACTGGTGTTTTATGGTTTTATTGGATTGGTAATAGCTTTCAATATTATGAACTAGAGTTTTTAAAATATCCAGTTATTATAGGTATTGGCCTTGGATATTCTTTAGTATTTTATTTTATGACAATTGTCAATAAAACTTGGTTTAGAATTTTAACTATTTTTTTAATCTCTTTTGTTCATCCTATGGGATTTAATTGGTTTATGCCTGAACTTATCTTAGTAAATAGTT
The genomic region above belongs to Arcobacter sp. CECT 8983 and contains:
- the secD gene encoding protein translocase subunit SecD — its product is MKIFNYRLVIFILSIIFGVVFSVPSFLQTETGKKISLGLDLQGGLHMLLGVQTNEAVTSKIKSTATAVKYFANDEDILIDGLSIKDNDRIVFTVLDQDELPKVDKMLEQISGLQITKNDLDYSLTLTPEEEVKTKDQAVAQAVETIRNRLDQFGLAEPNVVRQGETDIVVQLPGIKTAAEEKAARELISKPANLELMAVDEERADQVYTMSRAQAAQYGDIILEATDNPSVKYLVKEIPILNGSQVVDAQVAFDQSNQPIINFTLNSAGARIFGDFTAKNVGKRLAVVLDGKVYSAPNIRERIGGGSGQISGGFTVVEAGNVAIALRSGALPASVKLLEKRSVGPSLGADSIKASTIALVSGFLIVFMFMIIYYRRAGVIANVALVTNIFIIISVMAMFGATLTLPGMAGIVLTVGMAVDANVIITERIRELLRQGLSIPKAVEDGYSNAMRAILDANITTLLVAVILYAYGTGPIKGFAVTISIGILASMLTAILGTHGIYEALLPKIAKDKNLNKWFGIK
- the yajC gene encoding preprotein translocase subunit YajC; its protein translation is MEGQSADLISSLLPLVALFAIFYFLIIRPQQKQAKQHKEMIADLKKGDKIVTNGGLMVEITKVEENFLIVKNHDDSQMKLAKEFVAKLSE